From a region of the Vanrija pseudolonga chromosome 2, complete sequence genome:
- the vma3 gene encoding V-type proton ATPase proteolipid subunit: MSTSAELCPIYAPFFGAMGCASAIIFTSIGAAYGTAKAGVGVSAMAVLRPDLMIQCTVPVIMAGIIAIYGLVVSVLISGGLKSPMPLYTGFIQFGAGLSVGLAGLAAGFAIGIVGDAGVRGTAQQPRLFVGMILILIFAEVLGLYGLIVALILNTNAETAYKCAEIVGQL; this comes from the exons ATGTCCACCTCTGCAGAGCTCTGCCCCATCTACGCGCCCTTCTTCGGAGCCATGGgctgcgcgtcggccatCATATTCACGTCGATTGGCGCTGC CTACGGAACCGCCAAGGCTGGCGTCGGAGTCTCGGCCATGGCGGTCCTCCGCCCCGACCTCATGATCCAGTGTACCGTCCCCGTCATTATGGCCGGTATCATTGCCATT TACGGCCTCGTCGTGTCGGTCCTCATCTCGGGCGGCCTCAAGTCGCCCATGCCCCTGTACACTGGTTTCATCCAGTTCGGTGCCGGCCTCTCGGTCGGTCTCGCCGGTCTCGCGGCCGGCTTCGCCATCGGCATTGTCGGTGACGCCGGTGTGCGTGGAACTGCCCAGCAGCCCCGTCTCTTCGTCGGCATGATCCTCATCCTCATTTtcgccgaggtcctcggtCTCTACGGCCTCATTGTCGCCCTGATCCTCAACACCAACGCCGAGACGGCCTACAAGTGTGCCGAGATTGTCGGCCAGCTCtaa